AATCATACAGAACTCTTCAATAAAATCACTTCCACTgtcatcaccatcatctttTGATGCTGTAGCAAGGGGACTCCTTGATGATGAAGATCTCGAAGATGTTGTTCGCTTCCAAACAATTATTTTGGTAACATGTTCAGGTTCTACAAAAACATTCAAATCTCAAATTATGGTATGAAAAGATGGAGGAGATTGTAAATTCTTGTAAAATGCAGGATGAGGGTTTTCATTTATTCGGACTGACTGTGCAATCTATTTCACACAAGAACTCGAAATTATATAGATTCACTGTGCTTTGCTTCATTTTTGCCAAAGATAAAACTTCTAATATTGATAAAAGAAGTTTGACTATATAAGGCATTTTGGAATTCAATACGCCCAGAAAGTGATGAATCAATGTAAAATACTTCATCTTTAATTTGTAGGTAAAGCATAAGGAAGTTCTTGCATTTGTGAAAAATGTAAATGCGCAGGTATAGCATCTGAAATCAGCTTGTGAAGTAAATCAATTGCTAAAACTCACCACTAGAAACAAGTGAAGACTTTCCCTGGCAACAGACAAGCTTGAAAGTCCCAAGAAGAGCCAGCCCTGGTGACCTACCTACAAATTTGAATATAAAGGTTCATGAAGGAAACTGAAATCACTACCGGCTTCAATTCAAATAAGCCCCCTGTATCAAGTTCACCTGTTCAATTGGAAATACAACATTCTTCAAGTACAAAGCACAAATAATTACCTTTTGCCTCCGAATATCCAACCCTGATTTTATTCGACTCAAGCATCCTTGAGACCTCTTTCCCAGATTCCGAGGCTCTGAAAAAACGATTCTCAATATCCTTTATGCTTGAAAGAAAGTCTTTAGCTCTGTGGGTAATAAACTCCGAAGGGTCCTCTCTCTCATCACATAAATCCTTCTCACCAACACTCCTCTCCCTCTTTGAAGCCTCATTGCCATTTCTTCGTCCCACCACTAACTGTCTGGACTCAAACTCAACTCCTCCAGAGCTCATTGGATTCACATTATGCTCCtcatttccaatttgagtcACTAAATCACCTGAAACTTCACCACTCCCTTGCTCCAACATCTTAGTTCCTTCCTCAAGTTCATTACTCCCCGCCGCCTTTGCCCATCTTCCCCTAGCCTCTCCCACATTATAATCACCCTCTTCACTCCTCATCTGTCTCCACCCTTTTATATCATCACAATTCACATCCACTCCACTACTCCCCACAAACCGGAAGCTCTCACTCTCCTCAGCATCAACAGGATCAAAGTAATCCCACGAAGAatccggcggcggcggcggcggcaatGGAATCTCCTCATCCACATAGCTACTACTAACGGGAGTAAACCTCATAGTGACAGCAGCAGCACCTCCTCCTGACCTCATGTAACTCAATGTCGCCACCCCTGGAGGCGAAATGGGCCTCTCATTGTGCAATGGAGACCCAGAAACCTTCGGGGACGGCGACGGCGATGGGTAGGAGGAGTGTGATGGGGTCTTGTCTGAGGTGCACAGAGAAGACTCTATCAACACCTCAGCCTCGGCGTAACGCCGGAGAGCAATGCCAATGGTGCGAAGTGAGTTGGTATAAGAGACATGGGAAGCAGCCAATGCATACCTTGAATCAATTGCTTGCTTGATGAACCTCTTGCGCTCTTTACACAGACACAGAGCTGCGTCCTTGTCGGTCTTAGAGTTTGCAATACCCATCAAGTTTGAGGACCCAGTTCATAAAACTAACCTCAGTTGCTTagtaaaaccaaaaccaatcaATTTTTTCACTGAAAACAGAGAACCCAGCTCAGAAAGGGTTTaaaaaaccaagaaaaaaactttctttaaaaccctaaaccctgaATTACAGAGAAAACAGAGGCACAGCACCAAAATGGGATATGGGTTTTGTGGGAAGGGGAAAACCCAGTTGGGGAAGAACTTGGATTGAACTTTGAAGAACCCAGAAGGCAGAAATGGTTAAACTTGGTTAAAGAGCAAAGCTTTAACTATGGGGTTTCAAACAGAGACAGGGGAAAACAGAGAGGGGAGGAGTAGTTGCTTTCTGGCTTTCatggaagaaagaaagagagcaGCAGAGCAAAGCTGGGATGAGAGGAGTGGTTGGAGAGTCATAAAGGAAATAGCCATTAACAGAAAGATTGAAACCTTGAGAGCAATCAATGTGAAGCAGataccttttttttctcttgtgATACAATTATACAAAGATTTTGGCCAAAACTGATGTTGGAATGATGAAAGGAGCCACATATGACCCCAATGAATgtgagagaaaagaaaagcaaaGAGAAGAGAGCAAAAGGAGCCTCGAAGTGTGTGTCTGATATTTCCCAAATTATATAGCCAATAAACTTTCTctgtttcttctctctctctgtttttcttttgtttgttttggggAGCTAAGTTTGAGAGGTTCTTTGGTTGTGATTGCGGCGGAGGGGGTTGAGAATTGCCATCAAGACATCAACGCTgcgttagagagagagagagagagagagaagctgaGGAAATGCATTTCATGTTGGAAATGGTGAGAGGAAGACAGTATTGCCCTCTCTGCTCATTTTTTCTTACGAGAGACGACGCTCTAACGGCTCCTTAATTTCCGCTTGTTGGCAAATATTGTCGTTCTCCTTCT
This genomic interval from Argentina anserina chromosome 1, drPotAnse1.1, whole genome shotgun sequence contains the following:
- the LOC126787155 gene encoding protein ALTERED PHOSPHATE STARVATION RESPONSE 1, which translates into the protein MGIANSKTDKDAALCLCKERKRFIKQAIDSRYALAASHVSYTNSLRTIGIALRRYAEAEVLIESSLCTSDKTPSHSSYPSPSPSPKVSGSPLHNERPISPPGVATLSYMRSGGGAAAVTMRFTPVSSSYVDEEIPLPPPPPPDSSWDYFDPVDAEESESFRFVGSSGVDVNCDDIKGWRQMRSEEGDYNVGEARGRWAKAAGSNELEEGTKMLEQGSGEVSGDLVTQIGNEEHNVNPMSSGGVEFESRQLVVGRRNGNEASKRERSVGEKDLCDEREDPSEFITHRAKDFLSSIKDIENRFFRASESGKEVSRMLESNKIRVGYSEAKGRSPGLALLGTFKLVCCQGKSSLVSSEPEHVTKIIVWKRTTSSRSSSSRSPLATASKDDGDDSGSDFIEEFCMIAGSHSSTLDRLYAWERKLYDEVKASESIRKLYDVKCDQLRNQSAKDSSSQIIDKTRAIVKDLHSRIRVALHSVDSISKRIEKMRDDELLPQLLELNQGLTRMWKAMLECHHAQYITISLAYHSKSSTVTPQGDGRRQIMAQLLEEIECFGLSFANWINSLTSYVEALNGWLQHCIMQPQERSKSRRSSAFSPRRVVAPPIFVLFRDWAAGIRGLPSTELTDAVRTFLSDLRHLMEQQASTQKNQRAADANNGESENKEDEENKDDENCEESSSNLNCIHASLTKVLDRLTKFSEASLKMYEDIRQKSEAARNAYSNCTRPIRH